In Zygosaccharomyces rouxii strain CBS732 chromosome E complete sequence, the DNA window ATCAGAACCgaggatgaagaatacGATGTAGATCAGTTTGTTCACGATGCTATGAATCATGTACACATTACTCCAATTTCGTTACGCAGGTACGCTTCAGAATACGACGAAATCcatgaaattgaacaacAGAAAGAAGCCCAATATGAATCTATGAGAATTAAAAACCAGCAATTACACAAGGAAGTTCgtaaattggaaagcaGTTACACGCTTCTGAACAGAGAGCATGTTGACATTGCcaatgaattgattaaaaacCGACTTAAAATTGAGACTTTAAGTGATGAAAACAATGATATGAAGATTACTATTCTCGAATTACGTAAACAATTAGAGGAAATTGGTAGAAAACAaacatcaccatcaccagaCAATGAATTACCGTCTGATATTAGACATGATTTGAACAGAACTATTAAGCGTAATGCAGAAGTAAtgaatgaaaatttaaGGTTACAAGATAGAGTTactgaattggaaagatcaTTGGCAACTTTAAAGACTAAGCAAGTGGTTTCGGCTACTAGCAATACAGCAGGTAACACTCCAAAGTTAACCAACGGCTGGTCTGGATTCAAGAAAGTCTTTAAGAAAGAGGAAGCCAATCACCCTAAATGagtaaaaatgataatagtaACGATATTGTTCATCATACTGAGTTTTTCTTCATGTTAGCGTCACTTAACTCAACGGctaaaaaaataataataaaatgCATATAACATATAGTTGTCTTAATTCATTCATTTACCTAATCTTTCGATAATTTCACTTCTAGGGGATCCACCCAATGCATGATCAAACTCACTACCTCTTGCCAGCAATCGGGTGAATAGATCAGCGTTAGGTGGTACACCAGCACCATCAGCTTCGGCAGGGTTTTGTTTGATGATTTCACTGAAATAGTTGTGGTAAATATCACCATCAAAATAGCCAATTGGGGCGTTAATCATATCATCTGGTAATTTAAAAGCATCAGTCAAAGGAATAATCGATTTTCTCACCTTCTGTAATAGTTCCAACAATTTGGGTTGTACTGTTTGAGAGATCTGATCTGGTGTAAAGACTttgaattgttgaaattcaCCAGAATGCTTATCAATGAAATACAGTGAGAACAATTTGTAAATGTCCCATAAAGCTGCCTCTGAAGCAGCGTCTGTCACATGAGAGTCTTGAGGGTTCTTCAGCTTCTCGTAGTATGCCTGCAACATAGAATGTAGTGAGTGGAATTTGGAGACAAGAACTAGCAATTTGGCTACACTATCCAAATCTTTCGTAACATCTATTAATCTGGCAATGtgatccaaaaatttcactaACGCAATTGCCCAAACTTTGGTGTAATCTTGCAGTTGACGTAATGAAGCGGTTTCTTGACCAGTTAAAACAGCACGAACAAATGATGGTTCCAAGTAGTCAAAGGAACCGGAATCCAAACTTCTGTCAAAAACGCCACGTCTAGATGCtgcaaattttttcaaaattgatttaGCGCTGGATAGTGATAGAATGTTATTATCACCTTCCCAAGTACACTGTACTACCCAATCGTCATACCCTTTACCAAAAGCATTGTAACTGGAATAACCTTGGCCACCGCAAGATTGTCTCAATTGATCGATAAGTTCAGCCACCAGCCAAGTGTTGGTAGCTTTTAAACTTGCACTATCAATAAATaagtttttcaattttttgcTTACTATGGCTAAACCTGTCTTATCAAAAGTAGCTGGTGAAGAGACTTTGTACAACTCGTCAAGGATGGAATAATATTGATCCATCAATTTGAATGCCACAGGTGAAACCAAATATGGAACGGCGATTTGAGGTAAAACACGGTATTGGTGCAACGGGtaatcaatcaattgagtTTCTGGTTGTTTCGGTTTAGCAAATTGTTGTCTACCAACAGCGTATCTAGCACCAATTATTGCAAATTTAGATCCAAAGCGGAAGGAATCCATAACCATGTTAACTCTACCGCTCAATAATGCAGAGTAACCTGAGATTTGATCTAATTGAGGTTGAGTTTTAACGGTAGCCTTACCATTGGGAGCCTTTGATGGTATCACTTGGGTAAATCTACTCAGCATGTATTCGCGAGGAATAACCACATTATGGAATTGAATCCAACCATTGTCGATACCATTACGACCCATCTTATGACCAATATCACCAATAGCGATACCGGGcaacaattggaaagtttcAGGGTTCCTTAGAGGAACGACAAACGTTTTAACGCCATAGTCCTTACCTTCCACTATTAAACGTGCATAAACGGAACAATGGGTAGCAGAATTAGCTGCACCACCAATCCAAAATTTAGTTGCTGGTAAATTAGGAGTCAATAATGTAAAAGTATCGCTATCTGGGTTATAGGTAGCTTTTGTCTGTAGACGAGCAACATTGGAACCATGGCCTAATTCAGTCATACCGAAGCAACCATAGATTCCCTTCATGAAACTGGAACCACGTTCCTGTAACCAGTAATGAATTTGTTCATTGGTACCGTTACCCTTAATACAATTGCCAAATAAGCCTAGATGGACCCCTACACGAGTACCCAACTGTGGATCGATGTTATGTAAAAGTGACAATCTTCTGTCGAATATTGACAAATCTTTATTACTAAGAGCAGGTAATTTGGACTCAGTATCCCTTTGCAAATCCTCGATTAAATCATTACCTTTAAAATGTTTTCTAGCCGTTTTAATATCATGTTCCATATATAGAGCCAATCTGGCAATCTTACGAGCTGTGACGGCCCTTTCTTCTCGCTTTGATCTGTCATACATGGATGAGTCTGTCTTTAAAATTGGATCCTTGACAATTTCTTGGATCAGTGCCTGCGCTTGATCACGTCTCTCTGGTGAAGATTctaaaaatgcattgaTCTGATCCACATCAACACGGGAATTTGATCTCTCACTTTGAATTAATTTCTGTGGTTTAAATGCTGCACATTCCTGATTAACCGTTGAACTTTTTGTCATATCTTGGGATTCTATGTTTTTAATATCCTCGTATCTTTTAAATCGAAAAAGAAGACAGAAGAACCTTAATCTGATATTCTTAGATCATTTGATCTTTTATATGACTTCTCTTATTTTCCCTGACGGCTCTTGTCCTCGCATAGCCGCTGTGGGGATATTTAGGTACCCCACCGTCAGCAACTTGATTACCCCAAGAGAACCTTGGAGGGGACAGGAAAACATCCGATTTTAGCCGCCGTTAGTCCTTCCTCCCGAAAAAGGGAGAATGAATAGCGCCGCCATGTCGCGTTTCCCCACTTTCCTACTGCTCCTTTGTTCTTATTCCCGCGTGCCTTTCGTCCGCGGGAAAATAAACTAACACCGAAAATTGAGTTCTTCGGATGTTGTACGTTGCTCTCCGGAAAATAATAGGGGCGAAAAGACAGCGGCTAATATGCACCAGTTGTAATAGCTTGGAATCCTCGGCGGCAAACTAAAAGATAAACACATTTGGTTATAGAAAGTATCAGAAGAAAGTTACCTGACCCGGAAAATATCTAGTGATGTATATACAATGTGGAATCTGCGGTACATGCTAATGGGGGAGTCAAAACAATCTAGGGGCTTTTcaggaattgaaatcttaAGAGAGAACAATGAGCGAGATGTGTTAGGCGCTTATATACCGGGTTctaaaaaaattgttagGGATGTGTACTTCCATACGAAAAGGTTCCTAGGCGTCGGCGGCTAAGACAGTTTACAAAATATCATAAGAGAAACCTGAAGTTATATGTGGTTCAAATACCAAAGACTTCGACTGGGCGTGAAACAACCACTTAAAATGTATAGTCTAGGGTCATGTGAAAGACACATGGTTAGCAGCGCCCTGCTCGTATATGGCGATTATTATTCAAAAAAGGAGATCGACCGGGTAACATGCTGCCAAAATGAAAAGTGACCAAAAAGAATCAACAACACCAGAGGTGTTAAAGGTGTTACCTAGAGCACACCTATATCGAAACAAATCCAAGGTTAAGTCAATTCTCGGACAAAAAAGAAGGGCTTTGATCAAAATACATTTGAATTGCACTTGACTACTGAATTGATCCAGAAACCCTTCCTCTCTGGCGTTTTGTTGCAATAGTGTTAGTTCTTGTTTCCCGCCTCTGTTTTATCCCCCCTCCTCAATCTATTCTCTTAATAAATTCAAGAGAATAGTTTTCGATTGATTATAAAAAGGACTATAGAATATTAAATTATACCACACGCTTTATGAGTGATCTGCCCATTGAATTTACAGAACTGGCAGATCTAACGTCGTTAGGAATTTCCCCTCAATTCCTCGACTTTAGATCAACAACTTTTGAATCGGATCATTACGTGACAATTAGAGAGACTAATGATGGTGTTAATTCCGTTGCAATTGTCGATTTAGctaataataacaatgtTATTCGGAAAAATATGGGTGGTGACTCTGCTATTATGCATCCATCCCAAATGGTTATTTCAGTTAGAGCCAACGGTacaattgttcaaatctttaatttaGAGACGAAatcaaaattaaaatcCTTCACACTTGATGAACCTGTATTGTTTTGGAAATGGTTAAATGAAAAGACACTTGGTTTGGTTACCGCCAGGTCAATTTTGATTTCTCATGTTTTTGATGGAAATGTTGGTGCAAAACCTCAGCTTTTAACGATAAGGCACGCTAGTTTAAACAATACTCAAATTATCAACTTTGTTACtaataaaaatgaagattGGTTTGCAGTTGTTGGtattttacaagaaaatggTCGTATTGCTGGTAAGATTCAATTGTACTCTAAGCAACGTAACATTTCTCAGGCTATCGATGGTCACGTGGCCATCTTTGCCAATATCCTATTGGATGGTAACGTGAATCCAGTACAGGTTTTCGTCACTGGTAACAGAAATGTCCAGACTGGTGCTGGTGAACTaagaattattgaaattgaacatGATAATTCATTACCAGTTAGTtatcaaaagaaaactgTGGATATTTTCTTTCCACCAGATGCAGTTAACGATTTCCCCATTGCGGTTAAAGTTTCTGAAAAATATGGTGTTGTTTACTTGTTGACCAAGTACGGGTTCATCCATCTATATGAATTGGAAACCGGTACTAACCTTTTCGTCAACAGAATCACCGCGGAATCCGTTTTCACAGCAGCTTCTTATGACAACCAAAATGGTATCTGTTGTATCAATAAAAAGGGTCAAGTTTTAGCGGTTGAAATATCCACATCTCAAATAGTATCTTacattttgaacaaattgtcCAATGTTTCATTAGCTTTAACGGTTGCATCCAGAGGTGGATTGCCAGGTGCTGATGGTTTGTTCCAGAAGCAATTTGAATCGCTATTGTCCCAAGGTGATTATCAAGGTGCCGCTAAAGTTGctgcttcttcaaatcaattGAGAAACCAAAATACCATTAACAGATTGAAAAACGTTCAAGCGGCACCAGGTGCAATTTCTCCTAttcttttgtatttttcaactcttttAGATAAGGGTAAATTGAACAGAGATGAGACTATCGAATTGGCAAAACCTGTTTTACAACAGGACAGAAAGCAGTTGTTCGAAAAATGGTTGAAAGAGGATAAGTTGGAGTGTTCTGAACCATTAGGTGATATTGTTAAACCATTCGATACTACTTTGGCTCTAGCTTGTTATTTGAGAGCTGGTTCACATGCGAAGGTTGTTTCCTGTTTGGCTGAATTGCAACAATTCGACAAAATTACTGCTTACTGTCAAAAGACCGGATTCCAACCTAACTTCTTGGTgttgatttcttctttaattcGCTTTTCTCCAGACAGAGCCGCTGAATTCGCAATCTCCTTGTTGCAAAACCCAGAGACTGCATCTCAATTagaaattgagaaaatcGCCGATTTGTTCTTCTCTCAACAACATGTCCAACAGGGTACTTCGTTGTTGTTGGACGCTTTGAAGGGAGACACTCCTAACCAAGGTCATTTGCAGACTCGTGTTTTAGAAGTCAACTTGACGCATGCACCTCAAGTTGCAGACGCTATTTTGGGTAATAACATCTTCTCTCATTATGATAAGCCTACTATTGCATCTCTATCTGAAAAGGCAGGCTTGTATCAAAGAGCCTTAGAAAACTATACGGATATCAAGGACATCAAGAGATGTATTGTACACACCAATGCTTTACCGGTGGATTGGTTAGTGGCTTACTTCGGTAAGTTGAATGTGGAACAATCCTTGGCTTGTTTGAGAACTTTAATGGAAAATAATTTGCAATCGAACATTCAAATCGTCATTCAAGTTGCCACCAAATTTTCCGACCTAATTGGTTCCAGCGTTTTAATCAAACTATTTGAAGAATACAGAGCCACTGAAGGTTTATACTACTACTTGGCATCATTGGTTAACTTGACTGAGGACAAGGATGTCGTCTACAAATACATTGAATGTGCTGCCAAATTGAATCAGTACAAGGAGATTGAAAGGATTGTCAAGGATAACAATGTCTATGACGCCGAAAAGGTAAAGaactttttgaagaacgctgaattggaagatcaAATCCCATTGATCATTGTTTGTGACCGTTTCGACTTTGTCCACGAATTGGTCTTGTACTTATACAAGACTCGTAACATGAAATTCATTGAGGCATTCGTGCAACAAGTAAATCCATCCAAGACACCACAAGTTGTTGGTGCTTTGTTGGATGTTGAttgtgatgaagatttcatcaaaggTCTATTGCAATCTGTTTTTGGCCAAGTTTCCATTAAGGAATTGACTGAAGAAGTCgagaaaagaaatagaTTGAAATTATTGCTTCCTTTCTTAGAGCAAACTTTGGCACAAGGTGCTCAGGACCAAGGTGTCTACAATGCTTTGGCTAAGATATACATCGATTCTAACAATGCTCCTGAGAAGTTCTTGAAAGAGAATGACCAGTACAATACCTTGGATGTTGGTCACTACTGCGAAAGAAGAGACCCATACTTGGCTTACATCGCCTATGAAAAGGGTACCAATGATGAGGATTTGATTAGAATTACCAATGAAAACAGCATGTACAAATACCAAGCTAGGTACTTGTTGAAGCGTTCAGATTCTGAATT includes these proteins:
- the POX1 gene encoding acyl-CoA oxidase (highly similar to uniprot|P13711 Saccharomyces cerevisiae YGL205W POX1 Fatty-acyl coenzyme A oxidase involved in the fatty acid beta-oxidation pathway localized to the peroxisomal matrix) is translated as MTKSSTVNQECAAFKPQKLIQSERSNSRVDVDQINAFLESSPERRDQAQALIQEIVKDPILKTDSSMYDRSKREERAVTARKIARLALYMEHDIKTARKHFKGNDLIEDLQRDTESKLPALSNKDLSIFDRRLSLLHNIDPQLGTRVGVHLGLFGNCIKGNGTNEQIHYWLQERGSSFMKGIYGCFGMTELGHGSNVARLQTKATYNPDSDTFTLLTPNLPATKFWIGGAANSATHCSVYARLIVEGKDYGVKTFVVPLRNPETFQLLPGIAIGDIGHKMGRNGIDNGWIQFHNVVIPREYMLSRFTQVIPSKAPNGKATVKTQPQLDQISGYSALLSGRVNMVMDSFRFGSKFAIIGARYAVGRQQFAKPKQPETQLIDYPLHQYRVLPQIAVPYLVSPVAFKLMDQYYSILDELYKVSSPATFDKTGLAIVSKKLKNLFIDSASLKATNTWLVAELIDQLRQSCGGQGYSSYNAFGKGYDDWVVQCTWEGDNNILSLSSAKSILKKFAASRRGVFDRSLDSGSFDYLEPSFVRAVLTGQETASLRQLQDYTKVWAIALVKFLDHIARLIDVTKDLDSVAKLLVLVSKFHSLHSMLQAYYEKLKNPQDSHVTDAASEAALWDIYKLFSLYFIDKHSGEFQQFKVFTPDQISQTVQPKLLELLQKVRKSIIPLTDAFKLPDDMINAPIGYFDGDIYHNYFSEIIKQNPAEADGAGVPPNADLFTRLLARGSEFDHALGGSPRSEIIERLGK
- the CHC1 gene encoding clathrin heavy chain (highly similar to uniprot|P22137 Saccharomyces cerevisiae YGL206C CHC1 vesicle coat protein presumed vesicle coat protein), translating into MSDLPIEFTELADLTSLGISPQFLDFRSTTFESDHYVTIRETNDGVNSVAIVDLANNNNVIRKNMGGDSAIMHPSQMVISVRANGTIVQIFNLETKSKLKSFTLDEPVLFWKWLNEKTLGLVTARSILISHVFDGNVGAKPQLLTIRHASLNNTQIINFVTNKNEDWFAVVGILQENGRIAGKIQLYSKQRNISQAIDGHVAIFANILLDGNVNPVQVFVTGNRNVQTGAGELRIIEIEHDNSLPVSYQKKTVDIFFPPDAVNDFPIAVKVSEKYGVVYLLTKYGFIHLYELETGTNLFVNRITAESVFTAASYDNQNGICCINKKGQVLAVEISTSQIVSYILNKLSNVSLALTVASRGGLPGADGLFQKQFESLLSQGDYQGAAKVAASSNQLRNQNTINRLKNVQAAPGAISPILLYFSTLLDKGKLNRDETIELAKPVLQQDRKQLFEKWLKEDKLECSEPLGDIVKPFDTTLALACYLRAGSHAKVVSCLAELQQFDKITAYCQKTGFQPNFLVLISSLIRFSPDRAAEFAISLLQNPETASQLEIEKIADLFFSQQHVQQGTSLLLDALKGDTPNQGHLQTRVLEVNLTHAPQVADAILGNNIFSHYDKPTIASLSEKAGLYQRALENYTDIKDIKRCIVHTNALPVDWLVAYFGKLNVEQSLACLRTLMENNLQSNIQIVIQVATKFSDLIGSSVLIKLFEEYRATEGLYYYLASLVNLTEDKDVVYKYIECAAKLNQYKEIERIVKDNNVYDAEKVKNFLKNAELEDQIPLIIVCDRFDFVHELVLYLYKTRNMKFIEAFVQQVNPSKTPQVVGALLDVDCDEDFIKGLLQSVFGQVSIKELTEEVEKRNRLKLLLPFLEQTLAQGAQDQGVYNALAKIYIDSNNAPEKFLKENDQYNTLDVGHYCERRDPYLAYIAYEKGTNDEDLIRITNENSMYKYQARYLLKRSDSELWNTVLNSDNVHRQQLIEAVISVGIPELTDPEPVSLTVQAFMSNGLKIELIELLEKIILEPSTFSDNVALQGLLLLSAIKYEPSKVASYIEKLEKYDANEIAPLCISHGLTEEAFEIYEKHEMPEKALKVLIEDVMNLDRAQTYVEKVNTPGLWSQLGTAQLDGLRIPSAIESYIKAEDPSNYENVIEVAEKEGDYEELLPYLTMARKSLKEPKIDGSLILAYASLGKVHEIENLLSGPNVADLEDVGDRLMDIKNYKAAKLCYASVSNYSKLASTLVYLDDYQAAVDTARKASNIRVWKLVNDACIDRKEFRLAQICGLNLIIHAEELGELVEKYESNGYFDQVISLFEAGLGLERAHMGMFTELAILYSKYEPSKTYEHLKLFWSRINIPKVIRAVEEAHLWNELVFLYAHYDEWDNAALTMIDKSAKNLDHSYFKEVIVKVSNLEIYYKAINFYVTEHPSLLVDLLAVLTPRLDIPRTVKLFAKSDNLPLIKPFLVNVLPKNNSVVNQACHDLMIEEEDYKALQDAVDSYDKFDQLALAARLESHELIFFKKIAALLYRRNKKWAKSLSILKEEKLWRDAIETAAISGDSKVVEDLLTDFVETENKESFVALLYTAYHLVRYDFVLEISWLHNLGDLSKPYEISVQKEHTDAIKKLSDELVQKGSVSEGPADGQPLMLTNGAPGLF